From one Amycolatopsis sp. FDAARGOS 1241 genomic stretch:
- a CDS encoding (2Fe-2S)-binding protein: MRITVTVDGTKYTDEVEPRTLLVHYLRERVGKTGTVVGCDTSNCGACTVHLDGHSVKSCSVLAVQADGSEVTTVEGLARDGQLHPVQQAFHDNHALQCGFCTPGMIMQAIDLLADNPDPDEHAVREGLEGNLCRCTGYQNIVRAVRDAAQHMSPGAGPAAEQIKHVGVGGE; the protein is encoded by the coding sequence ATGCGCATCACCGTCACTGTCGACGGCACGAAGTACACCGATGAAGTGGAGCCCCGTACGCTGCTCGTCCACTACCTACGGGAACGGGTCGGCAAAACAGGCACTGTTGTCGGGTGCGACACCAGCAACTGCGGCGCCTGCACCGTCCACCTCGACGGGCACAGCGTGAAATCCTGCTCCGTGCTCGCCGTCCAGGCCGACGGCAGCGAGGTCACCACGGTCGAGGGGCTCGCGCGCGACGGGCAGCTCCACCCCGTGCAGCAGGCGTTCCACGACAACCACGCTCTGCAGTGCGGGTTCTGCACGCCCGGCATGATCATGCAAGCCATCGACCTGCTGGCCGACAATCCCGACCCGGACGAACACGCGGTCCGTGAAGGACTCGAGGGGAACCTGTGCCGCTGCACCGGTTACCAGAACATCGTGCGCGCCGTGCGCGACGCAGCGCAGCACATGAGCCCGGGCGCCGGACCCGCGGCCGAGCAGATCAAGCACGTCGGCGTGGGTGGTGAGTGA
- a CDS encoding VWA domain-containing protein has translation MNTEVADPLAGFAGFAAALREAGVACDARRVQAYLAAVSEVDISESTQLYWAGRLTLCSDPDDLPRYEEAFARWFDADDTPRGKSGAPAQKRARIAPLAANAEGSSESEDNPDSLKVAASDHEVLRHRDLAELTKAEREHLRELLATLKPVPPARRAARRRPAHRGLLDPSRTLRAMLADGGEPVRLVHSRRGTRPRRVVLLIDVSGSMSPYADALLRFAHVLTRSAPASVETFTLGTRMTRVSRQLRQRDPELAMLAAGNAVPDFAGGTRLGETLRVFLDRWGRRGIARRSVVVVFSDGWERGDVSLLSEQLGRLRRLAHTVFWVNPHAGREGYAPVQSGIVAALPHIDRLLAGHSLATLEQLLGEMTDA, from the coding sequence ATGAACACCGAAGTCGCCGATCCGCTGGCGGGGTTCGCCGGGTTCGCGGCGGCCCTGCGGGAAGCGGGGGTCGCGTGTGACGCGCGGCGCGTGCAGGCGTACCTGGCGGCGGTTTCGGAGGTCGACATCTCGGAGTCCACGCAGCTCTACTGGGCCGGCCGGCTCACGCTGTGCTCCGATCCCGACGACCTGCCGCGCTACGAGGAAGCCTTCGCGCGCTGGTTCGACGCCGACGACACACCCCGGGGCAAGTCGGGCGCGCCGGCGCAGAAACGCGCGCGCATCGCGCCGCTCGCCGCGAATGCGGAGGGCAGTTCGGAGAGCGAGGACAACCCCGACAGCCTCAAGGTCGCTGCCAGTGACCACGAAGTGCTGCGCCACCGCGACCTCGCCGAGCTCACCAAGGCCGAACGCGAGCACTTGCGCGAACTCCTGGCCACGCTGAAACCCGTGCCACCGGCCCGACGCGCGGCGCGGCGCAGGCCGGCCCACCGAGGCCTGCTGGACCCTTCGCGCACCTTGCGCGCCATGCTCGCCGACGGCGGTGAGCCCGTGCGCTTGGTCCACAGCCGCCGTGGGACCAGGCCGCGGCGCGTGGTGCTGCTCATCGACGTCTCCGGCTCGATGAGCCCGTATGCCGACGCGCTCCTGCGGTTCGCCCACGTCCTCACGAGGTCCGCTCCGGCGAGCGTCGAGACCTTCACGCTGGGCACGCGCATGACCCGCGTGTCGCGCCAGCTGCGGCAGCGCGATCCGGAACTGGCGATGCTCGCAGCCGGCAACGCCGTGCCCGATTTCGCCGGTGGGACGCGGCTCGGTGAGACCCTGAGGGTCTTCCTCGACCGCTGGGGCCGGCGCGGGATCGCGCGGCGCTCGGTGGTCGTGGTGTTCTCCGACGGCTGGGAACGCGGGGACGTGAGCCTGCTGTCCGAACAGCTCGGCCGGTTACGCCGGCTCGCGCACACCGTATTCTGGGTGAATCCGCACGCGGGGCGGGAGGGCTACGCGCCGGTGCAGTCCGGCATCGTGGCCGCCCTGCCCCATATCGACCGGCTGCTGGCAGGGCACAGCCTGGCGACGTTGGAACAACTGCTCGGGGAGATGACCGATGCGTGA
- a CDS encoding MoxR family ATPase: protein MTGEKPSAGPTIRGVTESLASPEELTAALDATGYLADEGLATAGFLALRLHRPLFCEGEPGTGKTSLALALSAALDLPLVRLQCHEGIDAAQALYEWDFPRQLLHLRALEAAEGGRLDADTAERSLYTERFLLARPLLQALTAAPCVLLVDEIDRADDEFEAFLLQLLDEYTVTIPEYGEVRAEQPPLVVLTSNRTREVHDALKRRCLYHWLEHPDLAREITILRRRIPGIGETLARQVADAVHRLREMDLLKPPGVAESLDWARALLALNRDELDAATAARTLGAVLKYSEDLDRVRAKLDTLFS from the coding sequence ATGACGGGCGAAAAACCCTCGGCGGGCCCTACGATCAGGGGCGTGACCGAGTCCCTCGCCTCGCCCGAAGAGCTCACCGCCGCGCTCGACGCCACCGGGTACCTCGCTGACGAGGGCTTGGCGACGGCGGGTTTCCTCGCCCTGCGGCTGCACCGTCCCCTGTTCTGCGAAGGCGAGCCGGGTACCGGCAAGACGTCGCTGGCACTCGCGCTGTCGGCCGCGCTCGACCTGCCGCTCGTGCGCCTGCAGTGCCACGAGGGCATCGACGCCGCGCAGGCCCTGTACGAGTGGGACTTCCCCCGGCAGCTGCTGCACCTGCGCGCCCTGGAAGCCGCCGAGGGCGGTCGGCTCGACGCCGACACGGCCGAGCGATCGCTCTACACCGAGCGGTTCCTGCTCGCCCGCCCGCTGCTGCAGGCGCTGACCGCCGCGCCCTGCGTGCTGCTCGTCGACGAGATCGACCGCGCCGACGACGAGTTCGAAGCCTTCCTTCTCCAGCTGCTCGACGAGTACACCGTCACGATCCCCGAGTACGGGGAGGTGCGCGCCGAGCAGCCGCCGCTGGTCGTGCTGACCTCCAACCGCACGCGCGAAGTGCACGACGCCCTCAAGCGCCGCTGCCTCTACCACTGGCTCGAGCACCCCGACCTGGCCCGCGAGATCACCATCCTGCGCCGCCGCATCCCCGGCATCGGCGAAACGCTCGCCCGCCAGGTCGCCGACGCCGTCCACCGCCTCCGCGAGATGGACCTGCTCAAACCGCCGGGCGTCGCCGAATCCCTCGACTGGGCCCGCGCCCTGCTCGCCCTCAACCGCGACGAACTGGACGCCGCGACCGCCGCCCGCACCCTCGGCGCGGTCCTGAAGTACAGCGAGGACCTCGACCGCGTCCGCGCGAAGCTGGACACGCTCTTCTCCTGA
- a CDS encoding XdhC/CoxI family protein → MRDVLDDVYRRWQAGETVGLGTVVATFSSAPRSPGASMVVAPDGTVAGSVSGGCVEGAVYELAQEVVAERKPVLQRYGVTDDDAFAVGLTCGGIIDIYVEHLDRESMPELGKVVESVRSGEPVAIVTIIEHETPGLVGERMVVWADRAEGSLGSSRMDDAVADDARGLLASGRTGTLHYGPDGQRRGEGMAVFVNSFEPPPRLLVFGAIDFAAAMARMGSYLGYQVTVCDARPVFATSSRFPDAHEVVVDWPHRYLTAEAEAGRIDSRTAIAVLTHDPKFDVPLLEVALRLDVGYVGAMGSRKTHDDRFARLREAGVTEPELERLSSPIGLDLGARTPEETAVSIAAEIIALRWSGTGRRLAALSGRIHS, encoded by the coding sequence ATGCGTGACGTACTGGACGACGTGTACCGCCGTTGGCAAGCAGGTGAGACTGTCGGCCTCGGCACCGTGGTGGCCACGTTCTCGTCGGCACCGCGGTCGCCGGGCGCGTCGATGGTCGTGGCCCCGGACGGAACCGTTGCCGGGAGCGTCTCCGGCGGGTGCGTCGAGGGCGCCGTCTACGAGCTGGCGCAGGAAGTGGTCGCCGAGCGCAAGCCCGTGTTGCAGCGCTACGGCGTGACCGACGACGACGCGTTCGCGGTGGGCCTGACCTGCGGCGGGATCATCGACATCTACGTGGAGCACCTGGACCGCGAGTCGATGCCGGAGCTGGGCAAGGTCGTGGAGAGCGTGCGCAGCGGTGAACCGGTCGCCATCGTGACCATCATCGAGCACGAGACACCCGGCCTGGTCGGTGAGCGCATGGTGGTGTGGGCCGACCGCGCCGAGGGTTCGCTCGGCTCGTCGCGGATGGACGACGCCGTGGCCGACGACGCGCGCGGCCTGCTCGCGTCCGGGCGCACCGGCACGCTGCACTACGGCCCGGACGGCCAGCGCCGCGGCGAGGGCATGGCCGTGTTCGTGAACTCTTTCGAGCCGCCGCCGCGGCTGCTCGTGTTCGGCGCCATCGACTTCGCCGCCGCCATGGCGCGCATGGGTTCCTACCTCGGCTACCAGGTCACCGTGTGCGACGCGCGGCCCGTGTTCGCCACCAGCAGCCGGTTCCCCGACGCGCACGAGGTCGTCGTCGACTGGCCGCACCGCTACCTCACTGCGGAGGCCGAGGCCGGCCGGATCGACAGCCGCACCGCGATCGCCGTGCTCACGCACGACCCGAAGTTCGACGTGCCGCTGCTGGAGGTCGCGCTGCGGCTCGACGTCGGCTACGTGGGCGCCATGGGCTCCCGCAAGACGCACGACGACCGGTTCGCGCGCCTGCGCGAGGCCGGGGTCACGGAACCGGAGCTGGAGCGTCTGTCGTCCCCCATCGGCCTCGACCTGGGTGCGCGCACGCCCGAGGAGACCGCGGTGTCCATCGCGGCCGAGATCATCGCGCTGCGCTGGAGCGGCACGGGCCGCCGGCTCGCCGCGTTGTCGGGGCGCATCCACAGCTGA
- a CDS encoding SRPBCC family protein gives MRLDHEFTVPAPLEEVWQAVIDPERVAPCMPGATLTKVEGDSFTGTVKVKLGPISLLYKGSGEFLEKDEAARKVVIKASGKDSRGGGTAAATVTVTLRSTDDGGTHGDVASDIAITGRPAQFGRGLISEVGGKILDTFADNLANSLKTAPEAPPAAAAPAPAAAAAAAPASEEAAATGDLAEQSAATAAETAPKPQLRSVPAGGSTGETEAIDLLDYAGQSVAKRLIPVAAGAAVLFVILMIIRAVRKR, from the coding sequence GTGCGGCTCGACCACGAATTCACCGTTCCGGCACCGCTGGAGGAGGTCTGGCAGGCCGTCATCGACCCGGAGCGCGTCGCCCCGTGCATGCCGGGGGCCACGCTCACGAAGGTGGAGGGTGACTCCTTCACGGGTACGGTGAAGGTCAAGCTCGGCCCGATTTCCCTGCTGTACAAGGGCTCCGGCGAATTCCTCGAAAAGGACGAAGCTGCCCGCAAGGTCGTCATCAAGGCCTCCGGCAAGGACTCCCGCGGCGGCGGCACCGCGGCCGCCACGGTCACCGTGACCCTCCGCTCGACCGACGACGGCGGCACTCACGGCGACGTCGCCAGCGACATCGCCATCACGGGCCGCCCGGCGCAGTTCGGGCGCGGCCTGATCTCGGAGGTGGGCGGGAAAATCCTGGACACCTTCGCCGACAACCTGGCGAACTCCCTGAAGACCGCCCCGGAGGCTCCGCCCGCCGCCGCCGCACCTGCCCCGGCTGCCGCCGCGGCCGCCGCCCCGGCGTCGGAAGAAGCCGCCGCTACCGGCGATCTGGCAGAACAGTCGGCCGCCACCGCCGCCGAAACCGCCCCCAAGCCGCAGCTCCGCAGCGTCCCCGCGGGCGGCTCCACGGGCGAAACCGAAGCGATCGACCTGTTGGACTACGCCGGGCAGTCGGTGGCCAAACGCCTGATCCCCGTCGCCGCCGGCGCCGCGGTGCTCTTCGTGATCCTCATGATCATCCGCGCGGTCCGCAAACGCTGA
- a CDS encoding xanthine dehydrogenase family protein subunit M has product MIPAPFEYVAPSSVDEAVQALAAAGEDAKVLAGGQSLLPVLRMRLAAPTTIVDLRKVAEMRGVREEGDTLVIGAMTTHYDVQRDALVAEHAALIKEATDTVADPQVRHVGTFGGSLAHADPAGDLPATVLALDGTLVIAGPDGRRTVPAAEFFQDFFTTVLAPDELLVEVRLPKHTGWSAHYEKFNRVAQAWSMVAVGVTVRTEGGVIEEARVALTNMGSTPVRATAVEQALVGASANADVIRAAAAHAADGTSPAADGNSDVEYRQHLARVLTGRALAAAVGA; this is encoded by the coding sequence GTGATCCCGGCCCCGTTCGAGTACGTGGCTCCGTCCAGTGTGGACGAAGCTGTGCAGGCGCTCGCGGCGGCGGGCGAGGACGCGAAGGTGCTGGCGGGCGGGCAGAGCCTGCTGCCGGTGCTGCGGATGCGCCTGGCCGCGCCGACGACGATCGTGGACCTGCGCAAGGTCGCGGAGATGCGCGGCGTGCGCGAGGAGGGCGACACCCTCGTGATCGGCGCGATGACCACGCACTACGACGTGCAGCGCGACGCGCTGGTCGCCGAGCACGCCGCCCTGATCAAGGAGGCGACCGACACGGTGGCCGACCCGCAGGTGCGCCACGTCGGCACGTTCGGCGGCTCGCTGGCGCACGCCGACCCGGCGGGTGACCTGCCGGCGACGGTGCTGGCGCTGGACGGCACTCTGGTGATCGCGGGCCCGGACGGACGGCGCACGGTGCCGGCGGCGGAGTTCTTCCAGGACTTCTTCACGACGGTGCTGGCGCCGGACGAACTGCTCGTGGAGGTGCGGCTGCCCAAGCACACGGGGTGGAGCGCGCACTACGAGAAGTTCAACCGGGTCGCGCAGGCGTGGTCGATGGTCGCGGTGGGAGTCACCGTCCGCACTGAGGGCGGCGTGATCGAGGAGGCCCGCGTCGCGCTGACGAACATGGGTTCCACACCGGTGCGGGCCACCGCTGTGGAGCAGGCGCTGGTGGGCGCTTCGGCCAACGCGGACGTGATCCGCGCGGCCGCCGCCCACGCCGCCGACGGCACCAGCCCGGCCGCCGACGGCAACTCCGACGTCGAGTACCGCCAGCACCTCGCGCGGGTGCTGACGGGCCGCGCTCTCGCGGCGGCCGTCGGAGCCTGA
- a CDS encoding xanthine dehydrogenase family protein molybdopterin-binding subunit, with protein MTATIEPEVGKSRRRKEDERLITGRTRWTDNIVLPGMLHLAVLRSPMAHAKITSLDTTAAKESPGVVAVFTAKDLDPDGSIGMPCAWPITPDMKAPRRPVLADGQVNFAGEGIAVVAARSAGEAHDALEAIEIEYEDLPVVLDMETALAEGAPLVHEDLGTNKSAFWKFDSGEAGTGGDIEQAISSSEIVVKRRFRQQRLIPAFMEPRACVVDPTGTQLTMWSATQVPHILRVMTSLTLGLPEHKVRVIAPDVGGGFGGKIGVLPEEMMTVLVAQKLGKPVKWNESRSESILTAHHGRDQIQDITISANADGTVTGLKVELIANMGAYIGLVGSGVPILGAFMFNAIYKFPAYHFACTNVFTTTTLTDAYRGAGRPEATFAVERMMDELAHELGMDPLELREKNWIKHEEFPFTTVAGLTYDSGNYEAATAKAKELFDYDGLRREQQQRRDSGDPVQLGIGISTFTEMCGLAPSRVLGSLDYAAGGWEYAQLRVLPTGKVEVTTGASAHGQGHETAWSQIVADQLGVPFEDIEVLHGDTQSSHKGMDTYGSRSLVVGGIAVVKAAEKVIAKAKPIAAHMLECSEDDLEFANGKFTVKGTDQSTTMQDIAFTVFAAHDLPDGVEPSLDSDATFDPENFSYPHGTHLCAAEVDTETGRIKLRSYVSVDDVGVVINPLIVDGQVHGGLAQGIAQALFEEAVHDESGTLTTGTFADYLLPSAADLPSFTTARTETPSTTNPLGAKGVGEAGTIASTPAVVNAVIDAVRHFGVNDIEMPLTPMRVWHAIQHGTTAAGGAGSEAGGGLGSIEPSGGAQ; from the coding sequence ATGACCGCCACGATCGAACCCGAAGTCGGGAAGTCCCGTCGCCGCAAGGAGGACGAGCGGCTCATCACCGGCCGCACCCGCTGGACCGACAACATCGTGCTCCCGGGCATGCTGCACCTCGCCGTGCTGCGCAGCCCGATGGCGCACGCGAAGATCACTTCGCTCGACACCACGGCGGCCAAGGAGTCGCCCGGTGTCGTCGCCGTCTTCACCGCCAAGGACCTGGACCCGGACGGGTCGATCGGCATGCCGTGCGCGTGGCCGATCACGCCGGACATGAAGGCGCCGCGCCGGCCCGTGCTGGCCGACGGCCAGGTGAACTTCGCCGGTGAGGGCATCGCCGTGGTCGCGGCGCGCAGCGCGGGCGAAGCCCACGACGCGCTCGAGGCCATCGAGATCGAGTACGAAGACCTGCCCGTGGTGCTCGACATGGAGACCGCGCTCGCCGAGGGCGCGCCGCTCGTGCACGAGGACCTGGGCACCAACAAGAGCGCGTTCTGGAAGTTCGACTCGGGCGAAGCCGGCACGGGTGGCGACATCGAGCAGGCCATCTCTTCGTCGGAGATCGTCGTCAAGCGCCGGTTCCGCCAGCAGCGGCTGATCCCGGCGTTCATGGAGCCGCGCGCGTGCGTGGTCGACCCGACGGGCACGCAGCTGACGATGTGGTCGGCCACGCAGGTCCCGCACATCCTGCGCGTGATGACGTCGCTGACGCTGGGCCTGCCCGAGCACAAGGTGCGTGTGATCGCACCCGACGTCGGTGGCGGGTTCGGCGGCAAGATCGGCGTGCTGCCCGAGGAGATGATGACCGTCCTCGTGGCGCAGAAGCTCGGGAAACCGGTGAAGTGGAACGAGTCGCGTTCCGAGTCGATCCTCACCGCGCACCACGGCCGCGACCAGATCCAGGACATCACGATCTCGGCCAACGCCGACGGCACCGTCACCGGGCTGAAGGTCGAGCTGATCGCCAACATGGGTGCGTACATCGGGCTGGTCGGCTCCGGTGTGCCGATCCTGGGCGCGTTCATGTTCAACGCGATCTACAAGTTCCCGGCATACCACTTTGCCTGCACCAACGTGTTCACCACGACCACGCTCACCGACGCCTACCGCGGCGCCGGGCGGCCGGAGGCGACCTTCGCCGTCGAGCGGATGATGGACGAGCTCGCCCACGAGCTCGGCATGGACCCGCTGGAGCTGCGCGAGAAGAACTGGATCAAGCACGAGGAGTTCCCGTTCACCACGGTGGCCGGGCTGACCTACGACTCGGGCAACTACGAGGCCGCGACCGCGAAGGCCAAGGAACTGTTCGACTACGACGGCCTGCGGCGCGAGCAGCAGCAGCGGCGCGATTCGGGCGACCCGGTGCAGCTCGGCATCGGCATCTCCACGTTCACGGAGATGTGCGGCCTGGCGCCGTCGCGGGTGCTCGGCTCGCTGGACTACGCGGCGGGCGGCTGGGAGTACGCGCAGCTGCGCGTGCTGCCGACCGGCAAGGTCGAGGTGACCACCGGTGCGTCGGCCCACGGCCAGGGGCACGAGACGGCGTGGAGCCAGATCGTGGCCGACCAGCTGGGCGTCCCGTTCGAGGACATCGAAGTGCTGCACGGCGACACCCAGTCGTCGCACAAGGGCATGGACACCTACGGGTCGCGGTCGCTGGTGGTCGGTGGCATCGCCGTCGTCAAGGCCGCCGAGAAGGTGATCGCCAAGGCGAAGCCGATCGCGGCGCACATGCTCGAGTGCTCGGAAGACGACCTCGAGTTCGCGAACGGGAAGTTCACGGTCAAGGGCACCGACCAGTCGACGACGATGCAGGACATCGCGTTCACGGTGTTCGCGGCCCACGACCTGCCCGACGGCGTCGAGCCCTCGCTCGACTCCGACGCGACCTTCGACCCGGAGAACTTCTCCTATCCGCACGGCACGCACCTGTGCGCCGCCGAGGTGGACACGGAGACGGGCCGGATCAAGCTGCGCTCGTACGTGTCCGTGGACGACGTCGGTGTGGTGATCAACCCGCTGATCGTCGATGGCCAGGTGCACGGCGGGCTCGCGCAGGGCATCGCGCAGGCGCTGTTCGAGGAGGCCGTGCACGACGAGAGCGGCACGCTCACCACGGGCACGTTCGCCGACTACCTGCTGCCCTCGGCGGCCGACCTGCCGTCGTTCACCACGGCGCGCACCGAGACGCCGTCGACGACGAACCCGCTGGGCGCCAAGGGCGTCGGCGAGGCGGGCACGATCGCCTCGACGCCGGCGGTGGTCAACGCGGTGATCGACGCCGTGCGCCACTTCGGCGTGAACGACATCGAGATGCCGTTGACGCCGATGCGGGTGTGGCACGCCATCCAGCACGGAACCACGGCAGCCGGGGGAGCCGGCTCGGAGGCCGGTGGCGGCCTCGGTTCGATCGAACCCTCCGGAGGTGCCCAGTGA
- a CDS encoding NTP transferase domain-containing protein encodes MADGVAGLLLAAGAGRRFGGPKALVELDGEPLVRRALRTLTDAGCGPVHVVVGAAADDVRALLPDPGQAVYAEGWEGGMGASLRAGLTALDRSAPEETVAVLVHLVDLPWVPAEALARVAADATPTAVRRAAYDGVPGHPVVFGRRWWTEIAESAQGDRGAREWLRGREGVELVECGDLGSGRDVDRPADLGRTPGTPG; translated from the coding sequence GTGGCTGACGGGGTCGCGGGGCTGTTGCTGGCCGCCGGAGCGGGGCGGCGCTTCGGCGGGCCCAAGGCACTGGTCGAGCTGGACGGCGAACCCCTCGTGCGGCGGGCGTTGCGCACGCTCACCGACGCCGGCTGCGGACCGGTGCACGTGGTCGTGGGAGCGGCGGCCGACGACGTGCGGGCGTTGCTGCCCGACCCCGGCCAGGCGGTCTACGCCGAGGGCTGGGAAGGCGGCATGGGCGCGTCGCTGCGGGCCGGCCTGACGGCGCTGGACCGGTCGGCGCCGGAGGAGACCGTCGCGGTGCTGGTGCACCTCGTCGACCTGCCGTGGGTGCCGGCCGAGGCCCTCGCGCGCGTGGCGGCAGACGCGACCCCGACGGCGGTGCGGCGGGCGGCCTACGACGGCGTGCCGGGGCACCCGGTGGTGTTCGGACGGCGGTGGTGGACCGAGATCGCCGAGTCGGCTCAGGGCGACCGCGGGGCGCGTGAGTGGTTGCGCGGCCGCGAAGGCGTCGAACTCGTGGAGTGCGGCGACCTGGGCAGCGGCCGGGACGTCGACCGGCCCGCTGACCTGGGCCGGACCCCGGGAACGCCGGGATGA